gttttcatttctttataaCATTTCAGAATTGAGATCATAGTTAGTAGTGGTGCTGTACTATGCATTATAATGAGAGGTCTAACATTCAGCCCCAtcatgtatataaatgtaaatcGGAAGGAAAATATAATAGGAATAACTCTCAATATAATGTAGACCAGTACAACAAGACCCTAAACTATGATCTCAGTAATAAATTTATAAttgaattttcacattttcaacaatgtcAGGAAGGCCACGGGATGTTTGTCAAACCCCTTGATGGCCCTTTGATTCACACCATCATGAGTGGTCATCTTTTCTTGGTGTGTTTCCCCCGTCcttttcccatcatgcacctgGATCTGTCTATATTCCATGGACACCAGCACTATTTTTAACCTATAGTTACTTGTGCCACCTTAAgttatttaaatgatgtttaaaatgtgtacCTCGAAGTTGCCAAGTAGTGATCTGCTGATGGAAGATGAGGGCCAACTGGAACGCGTGGAGCGGccggtgtctgtgtgtctgccgcTGCGCAGCTGCCGACTGAATAtgacagcaaaacacacacaaaacagacctGTGGTTAGTGGTTAAGATTACACTAATTTTGTCTTAACCAACATGTCACATGCCTCTGAGTGTGTCTGAGTATTCAAGTCCAGACACAAAACCCTTTCATTTAGAATAACATACAACCTACGCAAACTCCCACCATCGTCCCTCTGTTGACTTTGCTGAACTTCATATATTTTCTCTTGTGGGAAATATGACAGGGCACTCACCTTTTCAGTCGCAGCCCGCTTTTTAGCCGTCTCCCTGATCTTGTGCAGTCTGTGGCAGTCtgaacaggataaaaaaaatgtttttcaccatTAATATCCTGATTTATATCAACACAAGAGAGGAGTTACTTGCTTGAAATGTGAAATTCTCAATACAAATGAGGAATAAATTGACATTGTTGTGGTCCAATGAGAGATATTTTTCTGTGTAATTGTGTATTTCTGGTGTCCTCTTACTTACTGAGCACTGACTATTGGACGTTGCGTCACATGCGCAAACATTCCCCATTTCCAAGTTGTCCTTCATCGTAAAGGCCACCCAGCTGTCTACTGAATGGCTACCATCTAACCATTCGCTAACAGCAAACCCATCGCTCATGTTTAGTTTAGGTATTAGCTAACCCTTGGTTACGCTGGCTTTCTACAGAGTTTGGAGTTCTTCGTCAGCTTTTTGTCTCATCGTCACACTTAATCAAAACAACAGATAGCATTTTAGAATATATCTTCCCGTCTCACCTTTCTATgccttaaaaatatttttctaagCCTGAAACTGGAATACCACCGGTGACACGTTAGCCTTGCCCCTTTTCTTCAAGTCTTCCTTTCACTATCCTCTCTGTCCATTATTTGTGTCCTTGAGTCTTTCGGTTTGTCCCTGTGCTTTCCTCACCCATACACTAAACACCACTACTCACAATGATCCCATTACTGTATGAAACCTAACTAGTGAACTACTGAACCCTATTGCCACCACGAGCACAGTCCCCATCCCACAATCCCACTCCCTCAAAGCTCTTTCTGGTGTCCCAATGTACAAAAATGGCCAATTCACTTCCAGAACCATTTTTTAAGCAGgatgtatgtacatgtgtgtgtttatgcgtgCATGTGTATGAGAGACACAGCACACTCGTAGGGGAACAATGGACCCTCCCTCAATGGGCTTTATTCTGGAGCTACTCAGCCTGTTCCAGCGTGGTGTGATAATGAGCCGACCGTCGCTTCATTCTTTCACTTTTAGTCGTTCTCTtagtttctctttatttatgcCTCAGCCTCTTTTCCAGGACTGTCAAGGCTCACAGATGTCTTACTGTGAACCACTGACTTGAAACGGCTACTCCTTATTCTGTATTCAGAGTTTCAGAAGCCTTCGCATATGGTGGTCTAAATGTTTTTAGTCTAAAAGCGCAGTATTTACATGCAAATGTGTACATTCTGTTTTTTACGCTGCAACAAAATCGCCTGGAGCTTCTTTTTAGCAGTAGTACTTAATTAGGGTTGGAAAATTGTATCATCTGgtaattaaaaatagaaactttAATGTCCTTCCTTCGTATTTTgtggtataaataatattagGATGATAGTTACATCTATACATTTTTAGCCAAGTTGCAAAACAGCTCATGTTAGCTATTTGCTAGGGCAGTAGTTGAAATTATGGATGAATCCAGCTGTTTCCATTAGATTTTATTACTCAAAGCAATTTCTCAATAGAGATATACGATGTGTGTTCCTGTATGCAAGTGTACTGACCTTAGGTCGGTCCCATGAAGATGGCAGCAGGTGATTCCAGTAAGGGGCAGCTTTAGCATCAGTGCTGCGACATGAGGCTGGGCCCAGTCCTGGAGCCAGCAATGACAGCCTGCTTCTCTTGGATGTGGAGGGTCCCTCATCTTCTGAACATGACTCCCCTGTGTCACTCGGGGACAGCAGTCTCTTTTTGGCTGGCCAGTGGGCTCCAGAGGAGAGACGGTGGCCATTAGTGCTGGGTGTTTTCTCCCAGGAAGCCAGGCCATtagcagaggaggaagcagcCTGGGTGGCACTACGCTCAGGTGGGGATGATTCAAGTCCAACTTCCCATTCGGTGGCTTCCCCTGgttcctgcagctctgtgtggtgTGGGGGGGAGAACGGACCTGGAGGGCTGGTGGGACTGGCAGGGTTGGGAGTCTCATAAGTGGACATTTCATACAAGTAGGGGCTGGGCTGGCCACCAGATGAGCCATTACTACAGCTCTCATTACCAGGGCTACCTAGTGAGTAGGTAGGTGTGTGGCCCCCGTTAGGTGCTTCAGTCCTGGCTGAGCTTCCAAGGGAATGGCCCTGGTCACAGAGATGACCATGTGGGTCACACATTGGGGGGGATTTCGGTGAAAGTGGAGCAAATACATCAGGAATTGGCCTGTCGTGATTGTGCTGAGTTGGGCGTCGGGAGGGGTTGTGGCttggggagaggggaggagaccTAGGTGACAGTCCACCCTCAGAGTCTCTGTGCTCCATTTGTGTGCAAGAGTATATAGACCCAGGCCCACCAGGGACCATCCCAACACCTTGAGCTGGGG
This genomic stretch from Larimichthys crocea isolate SSNF chromosome III, L_crocea_2.0, whole genome shotgun sequence harbors:
- the atosb gene encoding atos homolog protein B, which encodes MRHIHVELAHKKAPLELPAQEGDLPPPTAPTQGLDPGVRPGAPRHFGQEELRLQKVYQLSIFSQLGGFSTSTESHTDTQQRPVRLGVKRGLDEPQLTHKRPHLGDSSDKEVLEGGVLCGPAPAQGVGMVPGGPGSIYSCTQMEHRDSEGGLSPRSPPLSPSHNPSRRPTQHNHDRPIPDVFAPLSPKSPPMCDPHGHLCDQGHSLGSSARTEAPNGGHTPTYSLGSPGNESCSNGSSGGQPSPYLYEMSTYETPNPASPTSPPGPFSPPHHTELQEPGEATEWEVGLESSPPERSATQAASSSANGLASWEKTPSTNGHRLSSGAHWPAKKRLLSPSDTGESCSEDEGPSTSKRSRLSLLAPGLGPASCRSTDAKAAPYWNHLLPSSWDRPKTATDCTRSGRRLKSGLRLKSRQLRSGRHTDTGRSTRSSWPSSSISRSLLGNFEESILKGRFSPSGRIEGFTAEIGASGSYCPQHVTLPVQVTYYDISEHSAPSPFLGVISLEPLGKKGYSIPKAGTIQVTLFNPNKTVVKMFLVTYNFGDMPVNHMTFLRHRIFLVPVEEGVEGKGEASPGGGLLDRKKILCYLIHLRFQSSKSGKIYLHNDIRLLFSRKSIEVDTGIPYELKSFTEVPRNPKYSPRV